A portion of the Streptococcus urinalis 2285-97 genome contains these proteins:
- a CDS encoding ABC transporter permease, with protein MSKKAQQIAVPLISVLLGFILGAIVMLIFGYDPVWGYEGLFQIAFGSVKNISEILRAMGPLILIALGFTVASRAGFFNIGLSGQALSGWIASVWFALANPNMPKPLLVVLTVIIGMIAGGIAGAVPGILRAFLGTSEVIVTIMMNYIILYVGNAIVQKGLPQQYKQSIDSTIQVSKNASYQTEWLASLTNNSRINIGIFFALAAIVLIWFLLNKTTLGFEIRSVGLNPHASEYAGMSAKRTIILSMIISGALAGLGGVVEGLGTFQNVFVQPSSLAIGFDGMAVSLLAANNPIGIFFSAFLFAVLNIGSPGMNIAGIPPELVKVVTASIIFFVGAHYIIERFIKPKKQLKGGK; from the coding sequence ATGTCTAAAAAGGCACAACAAATAGCAGTACCTTTGATCTCAGTTTTACTTGGATTTATTTTAGGTGCGATTGTCATGTTAATTTTTGGCTATGATCCTGTTTGGGGTTATGAAGGCCTATTTCAAATTGCATTTGGTAGTGTTAAAAATATTAGTGAAATTTTAAGAGCTATGGGACCACTTATCTTGATTGCTCTTGGGTTTACAGTTGCAAGTCGTGCTGGATTTTTCAATATTGGGCTTTCTGGACAAGCACTTTCTGGCTGGATTGCTTCTGTTTGGTTTGCTTTAGCTAATCCAAATATGCCTAAACCATTATTAGTTGTCCTTACAGTTATCATTGGTATGATTGCAGGTGGTATTGCAGGAGCAGTACCTGGTATTCTCAGAGCTTTCTTGGGAACCAGTGAAGTTATTGTTACGATCATGATGAATTACATCATCTTATATGTTGGTAACGCTATTGTTCAAAAAGGATTACCACAGCAATATAAGCAAAGTATCGACTCGACTATACAAGTCAGTAAGAATGCTTCCTATCAAACAGAGTGGCTTGCATCATTAACAAATAATTCGAGAATTAATATTGGTATCTTCTTTGCGCTTGCTGCAATTGTACTTATTTGGTTCTTGCTAAATAAAACAACACTTGGCTTTGAAATTCGTTCAGTGGGATTAAATCCACATGCTAGTGAATATGCCGGAATGTCTGCTAAACGAACAATTATTCTATCAATGATTATTTCAGGTGCACTTGCTGGTTTAGGTGGTGTCGTTGAAGGACTAGGAACTTTCCAAAATGTCTTTGTGCAACCGTCATCTTTAGCAATTGGTTTTGATGGAATGGCGGTCAGTTTATTAGCCGCAAATAATCCTATTGGGATATTTTTCTCTGCATTCTTATTTGCTGTTTTAAATATTGGTTCTCCAGGAATGAATATTGCTGGTATTCCGCCAGAATTAGTTAAAGTCGTAACGGCTTCGATTATTTTCTTTGTTGGAGCTCACTATATCATTGAACGATTTATCAAACCAAAAAAGCAATTGAAAGGCGGTAAATAA
- a CDS encoding ABC transporter permease, which yields MSVTTILALLMSSMLIYATPLIFTSIGGTFSERAGVVNVGLEGIMVMGAFSAIVFNLEFAETFGQATPWISVLVGGIVGLIFSLIHAVATINFRADHIVSGTVLNLLAPSLAVFLVKAFYGKGQTDNIQQSFGKFDFPLLSHIPIIGKIFFSNTTLIGYLAVAFSFLAWFILYKTRFGLQLRSVGEHPQAADTLGIKVYHLKYYGVMISGFLGGIGGAIYAQSISVNFAATTILGPGFISLAAMIFGKWNPVGAMLSSLFFGLSQSLAVIGSQLPLLQDIPAVYLQIAPYVFTIIVLSAFFGQAVAPKADGINYIKSK from the coding sequence ATGAGTGTTACAACGATTTTAGCCTTATTAATGTCTTCAATGTTGATTTATGCCACACCACTTATTTTTACAAGTATTGGTGGAACATTCTCTGAAAGAGCTGGTGTTGTAAATGTTGGGCTTGAAGGAATTATGGTTATGGGTGCATTTTCTGCCATTGTTTTCAACTTAGAATTTGCAGAAACTTTTGGTCAAGCAACACCTTGGATTTCTGTTCTCGTAGGTGGTATTGTTGGTTTAATTTTTTCGTTGATACATGCAGTTGCAACAATCAATTTTAGAGCTGATCACATTGTTAGTGGTACAGTACTTAATTTATTGGCTCCTTCTTTAGCTGTCTTTCTTGTAAAGGCATTCTATGGCAAGGGACAGACTGATAACATTCAGCAGTCATTTGGTAAATTTGATTTTCCTTTGTTATCACATATTCCAATCATTGGTAAAATATTCTTTTCTAATACGACCTTGATTGGTTATCTAGCAGTTGCGTTTTCATTTTTAGCTTGGTTCATCCTTTATAAGACGAGATTTGGTTTACAATTGAGATCTGTCGGGGAACATCCGCAAGCTGCTGATACGCTTGGTATCAAAGTTTATCATTTGAAATATTATGGTGTAATGATTTCAGGATTTTTAGGTGGTATAGGTGGTGCTATCTATGCACAATCAATCTCTGTTAACTTTGCAGCAACAACAATCTTAGGTCCTGGTTTTATTTCTTTAGCAGCTATGATTTTTGGTAAATGGAATCCAGTAGGAGCAATGTTATCAAGTTTATTCTTTGGTTTATCACAAAGTTTAGCAGTTATTGGTAGTCAATTACCTCTTCTTCAAGATATTCCTGCGGTTTATCTTCAGATTGCACCTTATGTCTTTACCATTATTGTATTGTCTGCATTCTTTGGTCAAGCAGTTGCTCCAAAAGCTGATGGTATCAATTATATTAAATCTAAATAA